A window of the Lolium perenne isolate Kyuss_39 chromosome 7, Kyuss_2.0, whole genome shotgun sequence genome harbors these coding sequences:
- the LOC127317466 gene encoding protein NRT1/ PTR FAMILY 5.8 isoform X2, with product MMTAEKGSSTATLSRPCVLIIVVAGVERFAFKGVASNMVTYLTDVVKMSTSAAAMSVSTWAGITSMLPLVSAILADSYWDRYSTIIISSLLYVTGLIGLTSWALFRKWMPCSSLFLPLYLISIGQGGYNPSLQAFGADQLDIDDEDDDQSGCSTPEEKGRVKSAFFQWWYFGICCGSLLGNSTMSYVQDTVGWGIGFAIPSGAMAISVVAFFCCTPLYKQKINQPRSVHGTSFPDSILRAIKSLLASVSAGKIRLSRRHDDEDGDNENNFSELELQGKALKVAEVTSPKDSLNEATTKPSVAKIILRLLPIWTVLLMFAVIFQQPMTFFTKQGALMDHEDDHPPDQRHHREQQGDHGAPADWSRHGLLRRRHGHRGACRVPPAPPSGWPDEHRLAPPAVRAAGGVGRVHRRGDAGVLLHGGPQRHEDHRHRALPQCVRRREPRRRGADISNRAGDHGEGSR from the exons ATGATGACGGCGGAGAAGGGTTCATCGACGGCAACACTGAGCAGACCGTGTGTTCTGATCATAG TGGTGGCTGGCGTGGAGAGATTCGCATTCAAGGGGGTGGCCTCTAATATGGTGACGTACCTCACAGACGTCGTGAAGATGAGCACGTCGGCGGCAGCCATGAGCGTCAGCACATGGGCTGGGATCACCTCCATGCTGCCGCTCGTCAGCGCCATCCTCGCGGACTCCTACTGGGATCGTTactccaccatcatcatctcctCCTTGCTCTACGTCACT GGGCTGATAGGACTAACTTCATGGGCATTGTTTCGCAAATGGATGCCATGCTCCTCGCTGTTCCTCCCGCTCTACCTGATCTCCATCGGGCAAGGCGGGTACAACCCTTCGCTGCAAGCCTTCGGTGCTGACCAGCTCGACATAGATGACGAGGACGATGACCAGTCCGGCTGCAGCACGCCAGAGGAGAAGGGCAGGGTGAAGAGCGCCTTCTTCCAGTGGTGGTATTTCGGCATATGCTGCGGCAGCCTCCTGGGGAACTCCACCATGTCCTACGTACAGGACACTGTTGGCTGGGGGATTGGCTTCGCCATCCCCTCCGGCGCCATGGCCATATCCGTCGTGGCGTTCTTCTGCTGCACCCCTCTTTACAAGCAGAAGATCAATCAGCCGAGAAGCGTCCATGGTACTTCTTTCCCTGATAGCATCTTGAGAGCTATCAAGTCGCTTCTGGCGAGCGTTTCTGCCGGAAAGATCCGTTTGTCGCGGAGACACGACGACGAAGACGGCGACAATGAGAACAACTTTTCTGAACTAGA GTTGCAGGGGAAGGCCCTTAAAGTAGCCGAGGTAACTAGCCCGAAAGACTCCCTGAACGAGGCTACAACTAAACCCAGTGTGGCCAAGATCATCCTCAGGCTTCTACCAATATGGACGGTGCTACTCATGTTCGCGGTGATCTTCCAGCAGCCGATGACCTTCTTCACTAAGCAGGGCGCGCTGATGGACCACGAG GATGATCATCCCCCTGATCAACGTCATCACCGGGAGCAGCAAGGGGATCACGGTGCTCCAGCGGATTGGAGTCGGCATGGTCTTCTCCGTCGTCGCCATGGCCATCGCGGCGCTTGTCGAGTCCCGCCGGCGCCACCTAGTGGCTGGCCAGATGAACATCGCCTGGCTCCTCCCGCAGTACGTGCTGCTGGGGGTGTCGGACGTGTTCACCGTCGTGGGGATGCAGGAGTTCTTCTACACGGAGGTCCCCAGCGCCATGAGGACCATCGGCATCGGGCTCTACCTCAGTGTGTTCGGCGTCGGGAGCCTCGTCGGCGCGGTGCTGATATCAGCAATCGAGCTGGCGACCACGGTGAGGGGAGCCGGTGA
- the LOC127317466 gene encoding protein NRT1/ PTR FAMILY 5.8 isoform X1, with the protein MMTAEKGSSTATLSRPCVLIIVVAGVERFAFKGVASNMVTYLTDVVKMSTSAAAMSVSTWAGITSMLPLVSAILADSYWDRYSTIIISSLLYVTGLIGLTSWALFRKWMPCSSLFLPLYLISIGQGGYNPSLQAFGADQLDIDDEDDDQSGCSTPEEKGRVKSAFFQWWYFGICCGSLLGNSTMSYVQDTVGWGIGFAIPSGAMAISVVAFFCCTPLYKQKINQPRSVHGTSFPDSILRAIKSLLASVSAGKIRLSRRHDDEDGDNENNFSELELQGKALKVAEVTSPKDSLNEATTKPSVAKIILRLLPIWTVLLMFAVIFQQPMTFFTKQGALMDHEVGGGVFVIPPAMLQSTITVSIILLMPLYDRMIIPLINVITGSSKGITVLQRIGVGMVFSVVAMAIAALVESRRRHLVAGQMNIAWLLPQYVLLGVSDVFTVVGMQEFFYTEVPSAMRTIGIGLYLSVFGVGSLVGAVLISAIELATTVRGAGETHGWLSDDPQVARLDNYYWFLALLSSISFVIFTQLCRCYN; encoded by the exons ATGATGACGGCGGAGAAGGGTTCATCGACGGCAACACTGAGCAGACCGTGTGTTCTGATCATAG TGGTGGCTGGCGTGGAGAGATTCGCATTCAAGGGGGTGGCCTCTAATATGGTGACGTACCTCACAGACGTCGTGAAGATGAGCACGTCGGCGGCAGCCATGAGCGTCAGCACATGGGCTGGGATCACCTCCATGCTGCCGCTCGTCAGCGCCATCCTCGCGGACTCCTACTGGGATCGTTactccaccatcatcatctcctCCTTGCTCTACGTCACT GGGCTGATAGGACTAACTTCATGGGCATTGTTTCGCAAATGGATGCCATGCTCCTCGCTGTTCCTCCCGCTCTACCTGATCTCCATCGGGCAAGGCGGGTACAACCCTTCGCTGCAAGCCTTCGGTGCTGACCAGCTCGACATAGATGACGAGGACGATGACCAGTCCGGCTGCAGCACGCCAGAGGAGAAGGGCAGGGTGAAGAGCGCCTTCTTCCAGTGGTGGTATTTCGGCATATGCTGCGGCAGCCTCCTGGGGAACTCCACCATGTCCTACGTACAGGACACTGTTGGCTGGGGGATTGGCTTCGCCATCCCCTCCGGCGCCATGGCCATATCCGTCGTGGCGTTCTTCTGCTGCACCCCTCTTTACAAGCAGAAGATCAATCAGCCGAGAAGCGTCCATGGTACTTCTTTCCCTGATAGCATCTTGAGAGCTATCAAGTCGCTTCTGGCGAGCGTTTCTGCCGGAAAGATCCGTTTGTCGCGGAGACACGACGACGAAGACGGCGACAATGAGAACAACTTTTCTGAACTAGA GTTGCAGGGGAAGGCCCTTAAAGTAGCCGAGGTAACTAGCCCGAAAGACTCCCTGAACGAGGCTACAACTAAACCCAGTGTGGCCAAGATCATCCTCAGGCTTCTACCAATATGGACGGTGCTACTCATGTTCGCGGTGATCTTCCAGCAGCCGATGACCTTCTTCACTAAGCAGGGCGCGCTGATGGACCACGAGGTCGGAGGCGGCGTATTTGTTATCCCGCCGGCTATGCTCCAAAGTACGATCACCGTGTCCATCATTTTGCTCATGCCTCTCTATGATAGGATGATCATCCCCCTGATCAACGTCATCACCGGGAGCAGCAAGGGGATCACGGTGCTCCAGCGGATTGGAGTCGGCATGGTCTTCTCCGTCGTCGCCATGGCCATCGCGGCGCTTGTCGAGTCCCGCCGGCGCCACCTAGTGGCTGGCCAGATGAACATCGCCTGGCTCCTCCCGCAGTACGTGCTGCTGGGGGTGTCGGACGTGTTCACCGTCGTGGGGATGCAGGAGTTCTTCTACACGGAGGTCCCCAGCGCCATGAGGACCATCGGCATCGGGCTCTACCTCAGTGTGTTCGGCGTCGGGAGCCTCGTCGGCGCGGTGCTGATATCAGCAATCGAGCTGGCGACCACGGTGAGGGGAGCCGGTGAGACACACGGCTGGCTCTCCGACGACCCCCAGGTGGCGCGTCTGGATAACTACTACTGGTTCTTGGCGCTCCTGAGCTCCATCAGCTTCGTGATCTTCACGCAGCTGTGCAGGTGCTACAATTAG